The following proteins come from a genomic window of Denitromonas sp.:
- a CDS encoding DUF3501 family protein — MPHLTRSALWSLEEYAERRPAFRQEVMAHKRRRTVHLGPNVTLLFEDETTVRYQVQEMLRIERTFEAAGIQDELDVYNPLIPDGRNLKATMLIEYPDPQERATRLQALRGIERTVWIQVEGHVPVVAIADEDLERENDTKTSSVHFLRFELSEAMAAALKGGAALGMGINHPAYTIALDEIAPETQLALVSDLK; from the coding sequence ATGCCCCATCTGACCCGCTCCGCGCTGTGGTCGCTCGAGGAATACGCCGAGCGTCGCCCCGCGTTCCGTCAGGAAGTCATGGCGCACAAGCGCCGCCGCACCGTGCATCTGGGACCGAACGTGACCCTGTTGTTCGAGGACGAAACCACCGTCCGCTACCAGGTTCAGGAAATGCTGCGCATCGAGCGCACCTTCGAGGCAGCCGGCATCCAGGACGAGCTGGATGTCTACAACCCCCTGATCCCGGATGGCCGCAACCTCAAGGCGACCATGCTCATCGAGTACCCCGATCCGCAGGAGCGCGCCACCCGACTGCAGGCCCTGCGCGGCATCGAGCGCACGGTATGGATTCAGGTCGAGGGCCATGTACCGGTCGTCGCCATCGCCGACGAAGACCTCGAGCGCGAAAACGACACCAAGACCTCCTCGGTGCACTTTCTGCGCTTCGAATTGAGCGAGGCGATGGCCGCCGCCCTCAAGGGCGGAGCCGCACTGGGCATGGGCATCAACCACCCGGCCTACACCATCGCACTTGACGAGATCGCCCCGGAAACCCAGCTCGCACTGGTGTCTGACCTGAAGTAA
- a CDS encoding histidine phosphatase family protein, whose product MTHTLRLCLVRHGETSWNAEHRLQGHTDIPLNATGRAQAEATAALLAAHRFDAAYTSDLSRAADTARAIGRRIGLDARPLTALRERHYGAFQGLTYDEAHARHPVDYAHFKARHPDHPLPDGGESLSAFAQRIASALDVLLARHTGQQILVVAHGGVLDIIHRLASGRPLGAPRDFRIPNAALNWLRHDAPTGWVIEQWAEEAHLGTARDELPNS is encoded by the coding sequence ATGACACACACCCTGCGGCTGTGCCTCGTCCGCCACGGTGAAACGAGCTGGAACGCCGAGCACCGGCTGCAAGGCCATACGGACATTCCCTTGAACGCCACCGGCCGCGCGCAGGCCGAAGCCACCGCCGCGCTGCTGGCCGCGCATCGCTTCGACGCCGCCTACACCAGCGACCTGTCCCGCGCCGCCGACACCGCCCGCGCCATTGGCCGTCGCATCGGCCTCGACGCCCGGCCCCTGACCGCCTTGCGCGAGCGCCACTACGGCGCTTTCCAGGGACTCACCTACGACGAAGCGCATGCTCGACACCCGGTCGATTACGCGCACTTCAAGGCACGCCACCCCGACCACCCGCTGCCCGACGGTGGCGAAAGCCTCAGCGCCTTCGCCCAGCGCATTGCCAGCGCCCTCGACGTGCTGCTCGCACGGCACACCGGCCAGCAGATCCTGGTCGTCGCGCATGGCGGCGTACTCGACATCATCCACCGCCTTGCCAGCGGGCGGCCGCTCGGCGCACCGCGCGACTTCCGGATTCCCAACGCAGCACTCAACTGGCTCCGCCATGACGCACCGACCGGCTGGGTGATCGAGCAATGGGCCGAGGAGGCCCATCTCGGTACCGCCCGCGACGAATTGCCCAACAGCTGA
- the glyA gene encoding serine hydroxymethyltransferase, which produces MFSKQNTLAKADPELWEAITAENRRQEAHIELIASENYVSHAVMEAQGSQLTNKYAEGYPGKRYYGGCEHVDVAEQLAIDRAKALFGAEAANVQPNSGSQANQAVLMAFCKPGDTIMGMSLAEGGHLTHGMALNMSGKWFNVVSYGLDKNEAIDYDAMERLAHEHKPKLIIAGASAYSLRIDFERFAKVAKAVGAIFMVDMAHYAGLIAAGFYPNPVPHADVVTTTTHKTLRGPRGGLILMKAEHEKAINSAIFPGLQGGPLMHVIAAKAVAFKEAMKPGFKAYQEQVIANARVMARVLGEERGLRIVSGGTESHVFLVDLRNKNVTGKVAEAALGMAHITVNKNAIPNDPEKPFVTSGIRLGSPAMTTRGFTEIEAEKIAHLVADVLDAPDDTDNLERVRKQVSELCAQFPVYGD; this is translated from the coding sequence ATGTTTTCCAAGCAAAACACGCTCGCCAAAGCCGATCCGGAACTGTGGGAAGCCATCACGGCTGAAAACCGCCGTCAAGAAGCCCACATCGAACTGATCGCCTCCGAAAACTATGTGAGCCATGCGGTCATGGAAGCCCAGGGCTCCCAGCTCACCAACAAGTACGCCGAGGGCTACCCCGGCAAGCGCTACTACGGTGGCTGCGAGCATGTCGACGTGGCAGAGCAACTGGCCATCGACCGCGCCAAGGCCCTGTTCGGCGCCGAAGCGGCCAACGTGCAGCCCAACTCGGGCTCGCAGGCCAACCAGGCCGTGCTGATGGCCTTCTGCAAGCCGGGCGACACCATCATGGGCATGAGCCTGGCCGAGGGCGGCCACCTCACCCACGGCATGGCGCTCAACATGAGCGGCAAGTGGTTCAACGTGGTCTCCTACGGTCTCGACAAGAACGAAGCCATCGACTACGACGCCATGGAGCGCCTGGCCCATGAGCACAAGCCGAAGCTGATCATCGCCGGCGCCTCGGCCTACTCGCTGCGCATCGATTTCGAGCGCTTCGCCAAGGTCGCCAAGGCCGTCGGCGCCATCTTCATGGTCGACATGGCGCACTACGCCGGTCTGATCGCCGCCGGCTTCTACCCCAACCCGGTGCCGCACGCCGACGTCGTCACCACCACCACCCACAAGACCCTGCGCGGCCCGCGCGGCGGCCTGATCCTGATGAAGGCCGAACACGAGAAGGCCATCAACTCGGCCATCTTCCCCGGCCTGCAGGGTGGCCCGCTGATGCATGTCATCGCCGCCAAGGCGGTGGCGTTCAAGGAGGCGATGAAGCCCGGCTTCAAGGCCTACCAGGAACAAGTCATTGCCAACGCCCGCGTCATGGCACGCGTGCTGGGCGAAGAGCGCGGCCTGCGCATCGTCTCCGGCGGCACCGAGAGCCACGTTTTCCTGGTCGACCTGCGCAACAAGAACGTCACCGGCAAGGTGGCCGAAGCGGCGCTGGGCATGGCGCACATCACCGTCAACAAGAACGCCATCCCCAACGACCCGGAAAAGCCCTTCGTCACCTCCGGCATCCGCCTCGGCTCGCCGGCCATGACCACCCGCGGCTTCACCGAAATCGAAGCCGAGAAGATCGCGCACCTGGTCGCCGACGTGCTCGACGCGCCGGACGACACCGACAACCTGGAGCGCGTGCGCAAGCAGGTGTCCGAGCTGTGCGCGCAGTTCCCGGTCTACGGCGACTGA
- a CDS encoding TRAP transporter large permease subunit, whose translation MTEFLIANMAPLMFGSLIIFLLSGFPVAFALAANGLFFGFLGIELGLLTPALLQALPERVLGIMSNDTLLAIPFFTFMGIILERSGMAEDLLESAGQLFGPIRGGIAYAVIFVGALLAATTGVVAASVISMGLISLPVMLRYGYSREVSAGVICASGTLAQIIPPSLVLIVLADVLGVSVGDAYAGAIIPSLMLVGLLVLYIFVLTIFKPESVPALPKEARTLQGKALLARVLVAMVPPVVLIFLVLGTIFIGLATPTEGGAMGAVGALVLAGIRKRLNFEMVRSALDTTGNLATFVMFILIGSTVFALTFRAVNGDLWVEHLFSLVPGGQWGFLVVVSALVFILGFFIDFFEIAFILLPLFAPVAEKLGIDMVWFLVLIGMNMQTSFLTPPFGFALFYLRSVAPSTSYEDTQTGKTIAGIKTMQIYRGVIAFIAIQVFALIMILVFPQIVTGGLEEHEKIDLDSVEINIQQDAYGGGGAYAPPAFPSLQDSGAGEDAPAAEPDPNAALMDALKDSAAQDQK comes from the coding sequence ATGACTGAGTTTCTGATCGCCAACATGGCGCCCCTGATGTTCGGCTCGCTGATCATTTTCTTGCTCAGCGGCTTTCCGGTGGCGTTTGCGCTGGCTGCCAACGGCCTGTTCTTCGGCTTCCTCGGCATCGAGCTCGGGCTGCTGACCCCGGCCCTGCTGCAGGCCCTGCCTGAGCGGGTGCTGGGCATCATGTCGAACGACACGCTGCTGGCCATCCCGTTCTTCACCTTCATGGGCATCATCCTCGAGCGCTCCGGCATGGCCGAAGACCTGCTCGAATCGGCGGGGCAGCTGTTTGGTCCGATCCGCGGCGGTATTGCCTACGCCGTGATCTTCGTCGGCGCGCTGCTGGCGGCGACCACGGGTGTGGTGGCGGCATCGGTGATCTCGATGGGCCTGATCTCGCTGCCAGTGATGCTGCGCTACGGCTACTCGCGGGAAGTGTCCGCGGGCGTGATCTGCGCCTCGGGCACGCTGGCCCAGATCATCCCGCCGTCGCTGGTGCTGATCGTGCTGGCCGACGTGCTGGGCGTGTCGGTCGGCGATGCCTACGCCGGCGCGATCATCCCGTCGCTGATGCTGGTGGGCCTGCTGGTGCTGTATATCTTCGTGCTGACCATCTTCAAGCCCGAGTCCGTGCCGGCGCTGCCCAAGGAGGCGCGTACGCTGCAAGGCAAGGCCTTGCTCGCACGGGTGCTGGTGGCGATGGTGCCGCCGGTGGTGCTGATCTTCCTGGTGCTGGGCACGATCTTCATCGGCCTGGCCACACCGACCGAAGGCGGCGCGATGGGTGCGGTCGGCGCGCTGGTGCTGGCGGGCATTCGCAAGCGCCTGAACTTCGAGATGGTGCGCAGCGCGCTGGATACCACCGGCAACCTGGCGACCTTCGTGATGTTCATCCTGATTGGCTCGACCGTCTTCGCGCTGACCTTCCGCGCGGTCAACGGTGACCTGTGGGTCGAGCACCTGTTCAGCCTGGTGCCGGGCGGGCAGTGGGGCTTCCTGGTGGTGGTCAGCGCGCTGGTCTTCATCCTGGGCTTCTTCATCGACTTCTTCGAGATCGCCTTCATCCTGCTGCCGCTGTTCGCACCGGTGGCCGAGAAGCTGGGCATCGACATGGTGTGGTTCCTGGTGCTGATCGGCATGAACATGCAGACCTCGTTCCTGACGCCGCCCTTCGGCTTCGCGCTGTTCTACCTGCGCAGCGTGGCGCCATCGACGTCCTACGAGGATACCCAGACGGGCAAGACCATTGCCGGCATCAAGACGATGCAGATCTATCGTGGCGTGATTGCCTTCATTGCCATCCAGGTCTTTGCGCTGATCATGATTCTGGTGTTCCCGCAGATCGTCACGGGCGGGCTGGAAGAGCACGAGAAGATCGACCTCGATTCGGTCGAGATCAACATCCAGCAGGATGCCTACGGGGGTGGCGGGGCGTATGCGCCGCCGGCCTTCCCGAGCCTGCAGGACAGTGGCGCGGGCGAGGATGCGCCGGCAGCCGAGCCGGACCCGAATGCGGCGCTGATGGATGCATTGAAGGACAGTGCCGCGCAGGACCAGAAGTGA
- a CDS encoding TRAP transporter small permease subunit, whose product MSLLLKFAALIDWINTRVGQFTIWLVLAASIISAGNAFSRYGFSLSSNAMLEVQWYLFAAVFTLCAGYTFLRNQHVRIDLISNRMSAKGRNWVDVIGIVVFLIPVAVMIMWMSWPGFVDSYVNMEESSNAGGLIRWPVRLLIPVGFGLLALQAVSELIKRVAFLTGHGPDPLEKPVEHGVAGGSDAQEGTK is encoded by the coding sequence GTGTCCTTATTATTGAAATTCGCCGCGCTGATTGACTGGATCAACACGCGGGTCGGGCAATTTACGATCTGGCTGGTGCTGGCGGCATCGATCATCAGCGCCGGCAACGCGTTCAGCCGCTACGGCTTCAGCCTCAGTTCCAATGCGATGCTCGAAGTGCAGTGGTATCTGTTTGCCGCGGTGTTCACGCTGTGTGCCGGCTATACCTTCCTGCGTAACCAGCATGTGCGCATCGACCTGATCTCCAACCGCATGTCGGCCAAGGGGCGCAACTGGGTCGACGTGATCGGCATCGTGGTGTTCCTGATCCCGGTGGCGGTGATGATCATGTGGATGTCCTGGCCGGGTTTCGTCGATTCCTACGTCAATATGGAAGAGTCCTCCAACGCCGGCGGCCTGATCCGCTGGCCGGTGCGGCTGCTGATTCCGGTGGGCTTCGGCCTGCTGGCGCTGCAGGCGGTGTCCGAACTGATCAAGCGCGTCGCGTTCCTGACGGGCCACGGGCCCGATCCGCTGGAAAAACCAGTGGAGCATGGTGTGGCAGGCGGTAGTGATGCTCAGGAGGGCACGAAATGA
- the nrdR gene encoding transcriptional regulator NrdR: protein MKCPFCGDPSTQVTDTRENEDGDIVRRRRRCVKCDKRFTTYERIDLKMPHIVKRNGHRAEFDRSKVLASMTLALRKRPVAVEDIEAAAARIEGKLLAMGERELPSVKVGELVMRELKKLDKVAYVRFASVYRNFEDVDAFSEAVREVSRTRGRPPKTD from the coding sequence ATGAAATGCCCGTTCTGCGGCGACCCTTCGACCCAGGTCACGGACACCCGTGAAAACGAAGACGGCGACATCGTTCGCCGTCGTCGTCGCTGCGTCAAATGCGACAAGCGCTTCACCACCTATGAGCGCATCGACCTCAAGATGCCGCATATCGTCAAGCGCAACGGGCACCGGGCCGAATTCGACCGCAGCAAGGTACTGGCCAGCATGACGCTGGCCCTGCGCAAGCGCCCCGTGGCGGTCGAAGATATCGAAGCCGCCGCCGCCCGCATCGAAGGCAAACTGCTGGCCATGGGCGAGCGCGAGCTGCCCTCGGTCAAGGTCGGCGAACTGGTCATGCGCGAGCTGAAGAAACTCGACAAGGTCGCCTACGTGCGCTTTGCCTCCGTCTATCGCAACTTCGAGGACGTCGACGCCTTCTCCGAGGCCGTCCGCGAAGTGTCGCGCACCCGCGGCCGCCCCCCCAAGACCGACTGA